From Erigeron canadensis isolate Cc75 chromosome 8, C_canadensis_v1, whole genome shotgun sequence, one genomic window encodes:
- the LOC122579720 gene encoding probable calcium-binding protein CML16: MVMAQLQTNQVKQLQDIFKRFDMNSDGSLTHLELAALLRSIGLKPQGDQIHALLTRIDSNGNGSVEFEELLNAILPDLNEEVLINHDQLMEVFRSFDKDGNGYITAAELAGQMAKMGQPLSYKELTEMMREADANGDGVISFSEFTAILGKSAADLFSVTAA, encoded by the coding sequence ATGGTTATGGCTCAACTCCAAACCAACCAAGTCAAACAACTCCAAGACATATTCAAACGTTTCGACATGAATTCAGATGGCAGTCTGACCCATCTGGAGCTAGCAGCCCTCTTACGTTCTATCGGTTTAAAACCGCAAGGCGATCAAATCCATGCTTTACTAACGAGAATAGACTCAAATGGTAATGGGTCAGTGGAATTCGAAGAACTACTAAATGCCATATTGCCTGATTTAAATGAAGAAGTACTAATAAACCATGATCAACTGATGGAAGTTTTTAGATCGTTTGATAAAGATGGGAATGGCTATATAACTGCAGCTGAACTTGCTGGACAAATGGCGAAAATGGGTCAACCTTTGTCGTATAAAGAGTTGACGGAAATGATGAGAGAAGCTGATGCTAATGGCGATGGTGTTATTAGCTTTAGTGAATTTACCGCTATT